In the genome of Nerophis ophidion isolate RoL-2023_Sa linkage group LG28, RoL_Noph_v1.0, whole genome shotgun sequence, the window tcctcactatctgatagtggggctaagagcttgtctgcttgtgatcctccacagtggtctccatcagcttctgttgtcatgtgttgtgttgagttgccgcttggaggctccccccctcccctctcctcactttcacctttgacctcatcatcttcactcttcacagggacaccagtcctTCAATATGCTCTTGACTAATGCTGTGTTCCCCCTCTTCCTTTTTAACGTGGTGGgtcagtgagtcttcctcttTCTTTTTACAGGaaagggtctgtgtcaaagaggaaaagaagacGCCAGAGGGTTCGTGGCACCTGGTCTTCCTCTTTGatggatcctccttcaccatccttAAGCTACACTCCTGCTTTTCAGGCAGAAGTTGttcttcacagacatctgcaggacacaaaatgacaaacacgcttgagaaatgtccagatttgATCAGTCACATGAGGCATTCAGTATATTTGcatgtacttaaaaaaataagttattatataaattggcctgaaaacaaacacactgctctttacattattattcacaggaaaataaGACCACTTTTTATGAGGAATTGGCAATATGACCTAAGATCTATATTGCGATAAATTCTGTtatgcctgagtgcagctgggataggctccagtgccccctgtGACTTTAACgtcagttactgatgtataaactTGAAGAAAAGATTAGGtcgtttacagtgtaaatctgtaCT includes:
- the LOC133545407 gene encoding uncharacterized protein LOC133545407 isoform X6; the protein is MCERTIAKYEEELCPTKEEDERQHQLLDVYYKKHHQVVLHRTDVCEEQLLPEKQECSLRMVKEDPSKRKTRCHEPSGVFFSSLTQTLSCKKKEEDSLTHHVKKEEGEHSISQEHIEGLVSL
- the LOC133545407 gene encoding uncharacterized protein LOC133545407 isoform X4 — translated: MNARQEERPLQQQEDPQPPHIKEEKEDLWVTQEEEFLPGQEEAELRKFPLTVVSVKTEEHEDKPPESSQLHHSPNVCEEQLLPEKQECSLRMVKEDPSKRKTRCHEPSGVFFSSLTQTLSCKKKEEDSLTHHVKKEEGEHSISQEHIEGLVSL
- the LOC133545407 gene encoding uncharacterized protein LOC133545407 isoform X5 translates to MCERTIAKYEEKLWPTKEEKERQHQLLDVYYKKHHQVVLHRTDVCEEQLLPEKQECSLRMVKEDPSKRKTRCHEPSGVFFSSLTQTLSCKKKEEDSLTHHVKKEEGEHSISQEHIEGLVSL